The window GAGGTGCAAACAGCCACTCCATCGGCGTCATCGCGCCGTACAATCGGGAGACCCAGGGGTGGTCGATCTCGTCGGTGTCGGCCGCTGGCTGGTTCGGCGTGTTTCGGGACATTCGTGGATCGTGGCCCGTATCTACACCCGCGAGCCAGGTAGCCGTTGGGGGTGGGTCGCGCGTCTCGAGACCGAAACGATCATCGGCCTGGCCGAAACACGTCAGGAAGTGACCACGTACGACACCGTGTTGTTCGACAGTGACGGGGTACTCGTGACCCCGCCGCCGGCGGAGACGCAGGCAACGGCCACGCGCGATGCGTTTGCGGCGATGGGCGTCGACGACGTCGATTCCGGTGTGATCGACGAGCTCGTCGCTGGAGTCTCTCCCGACCGGGTTCGGGAGCTCTGTGGGCGGTACGACCTCGAGCCCGACCGCTTCTGGACGACCTGGGAGGATCACGACGAGCGATCCCAGTTCGAGCAGTTCAGAGCCGGGCGTCGCGACTGCTACGACGACCTCGAGGCGATCGACGCCATCGCGCAGCCGTGTGGCGTCGTCAGCAACAACCACCACAGCACGATCGAGTTCGTCCTCGAGCACTTCGACCTCGAGCCCTGGTTCGATCGGTACTACGGGCGGCCGAAGACCCTCGAGAGTCTGTCGCTCCAGAAACCCAACACCCACTACCTCGAGCGCGCGCTCGCGGACTTCGAGGCGACGAACGCGTTGTACATCGGCGACAGCGAGCACGACGTGACCGCGGCCCACGACGCGGGCATGGATTCGGCGTTCGTCCGGCGGCCCCACACCGCGGACGTTTCGCTGGCCGTCGAGCCGACGTACGACGTCGACGGGTTGCTCGAGGTGGCGTCGATCGTCGCCGAGTGAGTCGGTCTGGCATCGTTTCGGTGTGTCTGTCGGGATGACCATCTTCCTCGAGTGACCTCCATCCAGGTTTTCAGGGGGATTGAAGTCCCCCCTATCCCCTCGTAGTGGTGGGGTGATCGCCATGCGCGACCACAACCGCGTTGTGGCCGTGTGTGATCGCTGCGAGGCAGCCTACGCAGCGAAACAACTCGTGAACGGACGCATTCGCCCAATTGGGACAGATACCTGTTCCTGCGGATGTACGCAGTTCCGAGCCATCAGGTGAATCGCTTCGCCGCAAC of the Natronosalvus vescus genome contains:
- a CDS encoding HAD family hydrolase, with the protein product MTTYDTVLFDSDGVLVTPPPAETQATATRDAFAAMGVDDVDSGVIDELVAGVSPDRVRELCGRYDLEPDRFWTTWEDHDERSQFEQFRAGRRDCYDDLEAIDAIAQPCGVVSNNHHSTIEFVLEHFDLEPWFDRYYGRPKTLESLSLQKPNTHYLERALADFEATNALYIGDSEHDVTAAHDAGMDSAFVRRPHTADVSLAVEPTYDVDGLLEVASIVAE